Proteins encoded in a region of the Saccharothrix ecbatanensis genome:
- a CDS encoding GntR family transcriptional regulator, giving the protein MHASQYVPQYRADGPVRAGIPEHGRVPRYYAVKTELLWLIDALGEGAALPPERELAERFSVSRVTLRQAVGELVLEGKLQRRQGSGTYVAPPKLVQPLSLLSYAEGMRRQGVVPTRSVITVEHLPADEVLSRDLRVDRGEPVVHLERVLLADDERVGLESTYLPAARFPTLLEVFDPTTSLYACLRDRLGVVFSEAEERVETVLATPREALLIGTNPALPMLLVHRVSHDDGGEPIERVRSLYRGDRFSFVARLRSE; this is encoded by the coding sequence GTGCATGCCTCGCAATACGTTCCCCAGTACCGCGCGGACGGGCCGGTCCGCGCCGGTATCCCCGAACACGGTCGCGTCCCCCGCTACTACGCGGTGAAGACGGAACTGCTGTGGCTGATCGACGCGCTGGGCGAGGGCGCCGCGCTCCCGCCGGAGCGTGAGCTCGCCGAGCGGTTCTCGGTGTCCCGGGTGACGCTGCGGCAGGCCGTCGGCGAACTGGTGCTGGAAGGCAAGCTCCAGCGTCGCCAGGGGAGCGGCACGTACGTCGCGCCGCCCAAGCTCGTGCAGCCGCTGTCGCTGCTCAGCTACGCCGAGGGCATGCGGCGGCAGGGCGTGGTCCCGACGCGCAGCGTGATCACGGTCGAGCACCTGCCCGCGGACGAGGTGCTGTCGCGGGACCTGCGGGTCGACCGGGGTGAGCCGGTCGTCCACCTGGAGCGGGTGCTGCTGGCCGACGACGAGCGGGTCGGGTTGGAGTCCACCTACCTGCCGGCGGCGAGGTTCCCGACGCTGCTGGAGGTCTTCGACCCGACCACGTCGCTGTACGCGTGCCTGCGCGACCGGCTCGGCGTGGTGTTCAGCGAGGCCGAGGAACGGGTGGAGACCGTGCTGGCCACGCCGCGCGAGGCGTTGCTGATCGGCACGAACCCGGCGTTGCCGATGCTGCTGGTGCACCGGGTGTCCCACGACGACGGCGGTGAGCCGATCGAGCGCGTCCGTTCGCTGTACCGGGGTGACCGGTTCAGCTTCGTCGCCCGCCTCCGTTCGGAGTGA
- a CDS encoding formate dehydrogenase subunit delta, with the protein MSDATPPTVRLVNEIARQFQHQPPDAAARAVADHIERFWDPRMREELRHHATTAPGSLAATALAAAKLVDAPPTVRR; encoded by the coding sequence ATGAGCGACGCGACCCCGCCCACCGTCCGGCTGGTGAACGAGATCGCCCGCCAGTTCCAGCACCAGCCGCCCGACGCGGCGGCGAGGGCCGTCGCCGACCACATCGAGCGCTTCTGGGATCCCCGGATGCGCGAGGAACTCCGTCACCACGCCACCACCGCCCCGGGTTCACTGGCCGCGACGGCGTTGGCGGCGGCGAAGCTGGTCGACGCGCCGCCCACGGTGCGACGGTGA
- a CDS encoding bifunctional acetate--CoA ligase family protein/GNAT family N-acetyltransferase produces the protein MDPFDYPRHWEADVVLSDGGTVHLRPITPDDGEKLLAFHGRLSERTRYYRYFGPYPRMPKRDLERFSTVDHADRVAFVALLGDDIVAVGRYDRLNHTGSAEVAFVVEDAHQGRGLGSILLEHLAAAARERGLGRFTAEVLAENGQMVRVFRDAGYGVSRAFEEGVVHLEFDIDPTEESVEVARAREQRAEARSVHNLLHPKSIAVIGASTDRTKIGNAVLTNLLTGDFAGPVYPVNAEHRSVRGVRAYPSVLEIPDDVDLAVVAVPAASVDEVMDACLAKGVKALVVVTSGFGETGPGGLSAERRLAAEARAHGMRVVGPNALGVLNTDAGVRLNATLAPNLPARGRTGFFCQSGALGTAILATAAERGLGLSTFVSAGNRSDVSGNDLLQYWETDPATDVVLLYLESFGNPRKFARLARRLGRTKPIVAVKSGRHAVTPALAATSVPVDESSVQALFEQAGVIRVESLAQLFDTALLLAHQPLPAGPRVAVVGNSTAIGLLAADTALAQGLELAGDPVDVGAQAGPEAFAAAVKEALDNPDADALVVVFVPPLAVPGTSFARALREVVEQGGRNKPIASTFLAVEGVPAELAVPGPGGAPGRGSVPSYPSPERAVLALARVTRYARWRSAPQGTFVRPDGIDRDAAHVIVDSLKLDDTGERLVDDDTAVRLLGCYGVELVPFRVVTSADEAVRAAGELGYPVAMKSTDDRLRHRTDLVGVRLDLSGEEAVRTAYAMLAEMSDRPDVYVQRMAPKGISCVLGLQDDPSFGTLVSFGLSGLVSDLLGDRAYRAVPLTDADAAALVRAPKAAPLLAGYRGDEPADLGALQELVLRLAALAEDLPEVRQLTLEPVLASAAGAYVSSARVTLGPPPSRHDTGPRRLRSPGGAR, from the coding sequence GTGGACCCGTTCGACTACCCCAGACACTGGGAAGCCGACGTCGTGCTCAGCGACGGCGGCACGGTCCACCTGCGTCCCATCACGCCCGACGACGGCGAGAAGCTGCTCGCGTTCCACGGCCGGCTGTCCGAGCGGACCCGCTACTACCGCTACTTCGGCCCCTACCCGCGGATGCCCAAGCGGGACCTCGAGCGGTTCAGCACCGTCGACCACGCCGACCGGGTCGCGTTCGTCGCGCTGCTCGGCGACGACATCGTGGCGGTCGGCCGCTACGACCGCCTCAACCACACCGGCAGTGCCGAGGTCGCGTTCGTGGTCGAGGACGCCCACCAGGGCCGCGGCCTCGGCTCGATCCTGCTTGAGCACCTCGCCGCCGCCGCCCGGGAACGCGGGCTGGGCCGGTTCACCGCCGAGGTGCTCGCCGAGAACGGCCAGATGGTGCGGGTCTTCCGGGACGCCGGCTACGGGGTGAGCCGCGCGTTCGAGGAGGGCGTGGTGCACCTGGAGTTCGACATCGACCCCACCGAGGAGTCGGTCGAAGTGGCCCGCGCCCGTGAGCAGCGTGCCGAGGCGCGCAGCGTGCACAACCTGCTGCACCCGAAGTCGATCGCGGTCATCGGCGCGTCCACCGACCGGACCAAGATCGGCAACGCGGTGCTGACGAACCTGCTCACCGGCGACTTCGCGGGTCCGGTGTACCCGGTGAACGCCGAGCACCGGTCCGTGCGCGGGGTGCGCGCCTACCCATCCGTGCTGGAGATCCCGGACGACGTGGACCTCGCCGTGGTCGCGGTGCCCGCCGCGAGCGTGGACGAGGTCATGGACGCCTGCCTGGCGAAGGGCGTGAAAGCGCTGGTCGTGGTCACGTCCGGGTTCGGCGAGACCGGGCCGGGCGGGTTGAGCGCGGAACGCAGGCTCGCCGCCGAGGCCCGTGCGCACGGCATGCGGGTGGTCGGCCCGAACGCGCTGGGCGTGCTGAACACCGACGCGGGCGTGCGACTGAACGCCACCCTCGCGCCGAATCTCCCGGCCCGGGGCCGCACCGGCTTCTTCTGCCAGTCCGGCGCGCTGGGCACCGCGATCCTGGCCACCGCCGCCGAACGCGGTCTCGGCCTGTCCACGTTCGTCTCCGCCGGCAACCGCTCCGACGTGTCCGGCAACGACCTGCTCCAGTACTGGGAGACCGACCCGGCCACCGACGTGGTGCTGCTGTACCTGGAGTCGTTCGGCAACCCGCGCAAGTTCGCCCGGCTCGCCCGCCGGCTCGGCCGCACCAAGCCGATCGTGGCGGTGAAGTCCGGTAGGCACGCGGTCACGCCCGCGTTGGCGGCCACCTCCGTGCCGGTGGACGAGTCGAGCGTGCAGGCGTTGTTCGAGCAGGCCGGCGTGATCCGGGTGGAGTCGCTGGCGCAGCTGTTCGACACCGCCCTGCTGCTGGCGCACCAGCCGTTGCCCGCCGGGCCGCGCGTCGCAGTGGTCGGCAACTCGACCGCGATCGGGCTGCTGGCCGCCGACACCGCGTTGGCGCAGGGCTTGGAGCTGGCGGGCGACCCGGTGGACGTGGGCGCGCAGGCCGGGCCGGAAGCGTTCGCGGCGGCGGTCAAGGAAGCGTTGGACAACCCCGACGCGGACGCGCTGGTGGTCGTGTTCGTGCCGCCGCTGGCGGTGCCGGGCACGTCGTTCGCCCGCGCGTTGCGCGAGGTGGTGGAGCAGGGCGGGCGGAACAAGCCGATCGCGTCGACGTTCCTCGCCGTGGAAGGTGTTCCGGCCGAGTTGGCGGTGCCCGGTCCCGGTGGTGCGCCTGGACGGGGTTCCGTGCCGTCGTACCCGAGCCCGGAACGCGCCGTGCTCGCGTTGGCGCGGGTGACCCGTTACGCGCGGTGGAGGTCCGCGCCGCAGGGCACGTTCGTGCGGCCCGACGGCATCGACCGGGACGCCGCGCACGTGATCGTCGACTCCCTGAAGCTGGACGACACCGGTGAACGGCTGGTCGACGACGACACCGCCGTGCGACTGCTCGGCTGCTACGGCGTGGAACTCGTGCCGTTCCGTGTGGTCACGTCGGCCGACGAGGCCGTGCGCGCGGCGGGGGAGCTGGGCTACCCGGTGGCGATGAAGTCCACCGACGACCGGCTGCGGCACCGCACGGACCTGGTCGGCGTGCGGCTCGACCTGTCCGGCGAGGAGGCCGTGCGCACGGCGTACGCGATGCTCGCGGAGATGTCCGACCGGCCCGACGTGTACGTGCAGCGCATGGCGCCCAAGGGGATCTCCTGCGTGCTGGGCCTCCAGGACGACCCGTCGTTCGGCACGCTGGTGTCGTTCGGGCTGTCGGGGCTGGTCAGCGATCTGCTGGGGGACCGGGCGTACCGCGCCGTGCCGCTGACCGACGCGGACGCGGCGGCGTTGGTCCGCGCGCCCAAGGCGGCGCCGTTGCTGGCGGGGTACCGGGGTGACGAACCGGCCGACCTGGGAGCGTTGCAGGAGTTGGTGTTGCGGCTCGCCGCGCTGGCCGAGGACCTGCCCGAGGTCCGGCAGCTCACGCTGGAGCCCGTGCTGGCCAGCGCCGCCGGCGCGTACGTCAGCAGCGCGCGGGTGACCCTCGGTCCGCCGCCTTCCCGGCATGACACCGGTCCCAGGCGGCTGCGTTCACCCGGCGGCGCCCGTTAG
- a CDS encoding acetoin utilization protein AcuC: MGKAAAVVWDESFLGYDLGSDHPLNPVRLDLTIRLATALGVLDGVDLVTPEPATDAEIERVHEPSYLSAVQAAPMAGWDVGHGLGTADNPVFARMHEASALVVGGSLAAARKIASGEADRAVNIAGGLHHAMPDHAAGFCVYNDCAVAISWLLDNGFDRIAYIDVDVHHGDGVQTAFYDDPRVLTVSVHQSPLSLWPGTGRAAELGGKGAEGASVNLALPPGTGDQAWLRAFDATVPALLKVFRPQVLVTQCGVDTHREDPLADLALTVDGHRAIYYRLRELAEETANGRWLALGGGGYELLRVVPRSWTHLLATVLDRDVDPNTPLPADWVAHASTIAPNWPLPSSMTDSADTEFLPWGGQVDTPVDLAILETRRALYPLHGLDPEDPRD; the protein is encoded by the coding sequence ATGGGCAAGGCAGCCGCTGTCGTCTGGGACGAGTCCTTCCTCGGCTACGACCTGGGATCGGACCACCCGCTCAACCCCGTCCGGCTGGACCTCACGATCCGGCTGGCCACCGCGCTGGGCGTGCTGGACGGCGTGGACCTGGTCACGCCGGAGCCGGCGACGGACGCCGAGATCGAACGCGTCCACGAGCCGTCGTACCTCAGCGCCGTGCAGGCCGCGCCGATGGCGGGCTGGGACGTCGGCCACGGCCTCGGCACCGCGGACAACCCGGTGTTCGCCCGCATGCACGAGGCGTCCGCGCTGGTCGTGGGCGGTTCGCTGGCCGCCGCACGCAAGATCGCCTCGGGTGAGGCGGACCGCGCGGTGAACATCGCGGGCGGGCTGCACCACGCCATGCCCGACCACGCCGCCGGCTTCTGCGTCTACAACGACTGCGCGGTCGCGATCTCCTGGCTCCTCGACAACGGCTTCGACCGGATCGCCTACATCGACGTCGACGTGCACCACGGCGACGGCGTCCAGACCGCCTTCTACGACGACCCGCGCGTGCTCACGGTGTCCGTGCACCAGAGCCCGCTGAGCCTGTGGCCGGGAACCGGGCGGGCGGCCGAGCTGGGCGGGAAGGGCGCGGAGGGCGCCAGCGTCAACCTGGCACTGCCGCCCGGCACCGGCGACCAGGCCTGGCTGCGCGCGTTCGACGCCACCGTCCCCGCCCTGCTGAAGGTTTTCCGGCCGCAGGTCCTGGTCACGCAGTGCGGCGTCGACACGCACCGCGAGGACCCGCTGGCCGACCTCGCGCTCACCGTGGACGGCCACCGCGCCATCTACTACCGCCTGCGCGAACTCGCCGAGGAGACCGCGAACGGCCGCTGGCTGGCGCTCGGCGGCGGCGGGTACGAGCTGCTCCGCGTCGTGCCGAGGAGTTGGACGCACCTGCTCGCCACCGTCCTGGACCGGGACGTGGACCCGAACACCCCGCTGCCCGCGGACTGGGTCGCCCACGCGTCCACCATCGCGCCGAACTGGCCGCTGCCGTCGTCCATGACCGACAGCGCCGACACGGAGTTCCTGCCGTGGGGCGGTCAGGTGGACACCCCGGTCGACCTGGCGATCCTGGAGACCCGGCGCGCGCTGTACCCGCTGCACGGCCTCGACCCGGAAGATCCGAGGGACTGA
- a CDS encoding HNH endonuclease, with protein sequence MIRLVRPVLPTALADRLPGLTAEIEESAQRTRTARALWKRAVVRRNVHAPLRRLLEGMAPGFQRCMYCGDSQGTDIDHFEPLSLNPLRTFDWLNHLLACSTCNSNLKRDRYPVDADGTPLLVDPTTEDPFDHLLLTLSLGVYVARTAKGAATIDVCGLNRPVLTQGRVHARRVVLMCLNRWTDAQARDARDEMREAVLTMQGQPFADVCQAMLRLALSPGADRVFKDTPWALDVLRNGDLRGELLA encoded by the coding sequence GTGATCCGACTTGTCCGGCCGGTGCTGCCCACCGCGCTCGCGGACCGGTTACCCGGGCTGACCGCGGAGATCGAGGAGTCCGCGCAGCGAACGCGCACCGCGCGGGCGTTGTGGAAACGCGCTGTGGTGCGGCGGAACGTGCACGCGCCGTTGAGGCGGCTACTGGAGGGCATGGCGCCGGGCTTCCAGCGGTGCATGTACTGCGGCGACAGCCAGGGCACGGACATCGACCACTTCGAACCGCTGTCGCTCAACCCGCTGCGCACGTTCGACTGGCTCAACCACCTGCTGGCGTGCTCGACGTGCAACAGCAACCTGAAGCGGGACCGGTACCCGGTGGACGCGGACGGCACGCCGCTGCTGGTCGACCCGACCACCGAGGACCCGTTCGACCACCTCCTGCTCACGCTGTCACTGGGCGTGTACGTGGCGCGCACGGCGAAGGGCGCCGCCACCATCGACGTGTGCGGGCTCAACCGGCCGGTGCTCACGCAGGGCCGGGTGCACGCACGGCGGGTGGTCCTGATGTGCCTGAACCGGTGGACGGACGCGCAGGCGCGGGACGCGCGGGACGAGATGCGCGAGGCCGTGCTCACCATGCAGGGGCAGCCGTTCGCCGACGTGTGCCAGGCGATGCTGCGGCTGGCCCTCTCGCCCGGCGCGGACCGGGTGTTCAAGGACACGCCGTGGGCGTTGGACGTGCTGCGGAACGGGGATCTGCGGGGGGAACTTCTCGCCTGA
- a CDS encoding ABC transporter permease, producing MSAFAQALGDGAVVAKRNLIKIKRVPDLIVFSTLSPIMFVLLFAYVFGGSIAIPGMDYREFLMAGIFAQTVVFGATITGAGLADDIQKGVIDRFRSLPMARSAVLIGRTTSDLANNVIVIVVMSITGLIVGWRIHSSPLEALAGFALLLLFAYAVSWGMAIVGLMVRSPEVFNNASFIAIFPLTFIANTFVQESSLPGPLKTFAEWNPVSAVTAAARQLFGNTHPEAPVADVWSLQHPVLMTLIWVAVFLLVFVPLAIRQYRKAVAR from the coding sequence ATGAGCGCGTTCGCACAGGCGTTGGGTGACGGCGCGGTCGTCGCCAAGCGCAACCTGATCAAGATCAAGCGGGTCCCGGACCTGATCGTGTTCTCGACGTTGTCGCCGATCATGTTCGTGCTGTTGTTCGCTTACGTGTTCGGCGGGTCGATCGCCATCCCCGGCATGGACTACCGCGAGTTCCTGATGGCGGGCATCTTCGCGCAGACCGTGGTGTTCGGCGCGACCATCACCGGCGCCGGGCTGGCCGACGACATCCAGAAGGGCGTGATCGACCGGTTCCGGTCGCTGCCGATGGCGCGGTCGGCCGTGCTGATCGGGCGGACCACGAGCGACCTGGCGAACAACGTCATCGTCATCGTGGTCATGTCGATCACCGGTCTGATCGTCGGCTGGCGGATCCACTCGTCGCCGCTGGAGGCGCTGGCCGGGTTCGCCCTGCTGCTGCTGTTCGCCTACGCGGTGTCGTGGGGCATGGCGATCGTCGGGTTGATGGTGCGCAGCCCCGAGGTGTTCAACAACGCCTCGTTCATCGCGATCTTCCCGTTGACGTTCATCGCCAACACTTTCGTGCAGGAGAGCAGCCTTCCCGGGCCGCTGAAGACGTTCGCCGAGTGGAACCCGGTGTCGGCGGTGACGGCCGCGGCGCGGCAGCTGTTCGGCAACACCCACCCGGAGGCGCCGGTGGCGGACGTGTGGTCGCTCCAGCACCCCGTGTTGATGACCCTGATCTGGGTGGCGGTGTTCCTGCTGGTCTTCGTGCCGCTGGCGATCCGGCAGTACCGCAAGGCCGTCGCGCGCTGA
- a CDS encoding DUF397 domain-containing protein, which produces MNNDKTWRKSTHSGAGNNCVELAVGRNTTSIRDTKRPGPGLTFADRPFRAFITALRQT; this is translated from the coding sequence ATGAACAACGACAAGACATGGCGCAAGAGCACGCACTCCGGCGCGGGGAACAACTGCGTCGAACTGGCCGTGGGACGGAACACGACCAGCATCAGGGACACCAAGCGACCAGGACCGGGATTGACCTTCGCCGATCGTCCATTCAGGGCGTTCATCACAGCCCTTCGACAAACCTGA
- a CDS encoding glutamate ABC transporter substrate-binding protein, translating to MALASLRALVVACSASLVLTSCATGDGTTVAGKADSSNELTIAVAYDQPGLGVRRLDGTYRGFDVDVARYVAKELGVDESGIKFTEATPSEREKLLTEGGADLVVSSYSITDKRKEVIDFVGPYFVAGQDLLVRLTDERITGPDSLDASGLKLCSVKNTTSAQYVKEKFAQSVELVEYPNFSDCVTALLAEQVDAMTTDDVILAGYAAQNPELLRVVNKPFSKEEYGIGMRQGDPTSKAKVTAAVRKMIDTGEWRRSLEANVGASGYAIPDPPEITS from the coding sequence ATGGCTCTGGCATCGCTGCGCGCCCTTGTTGTGGCGTGTTCCGCCTCGCTTGTCCTCACTTCGTGTGCCACCGGTGACGGCACCACCGTCGCCGGCAAGGCGGACAGCTCCAACGAGTTGACCATCGCCGTGGCATACGACCAGCCCGGTCTCGGTGTGCGCCGTCTCGACGGCACGTACCGCGGCTTCGACGTCGACGTGGCGCGCTATGTGGCGAAGGAACTGGGTGTCGATGAATCCGGTATCAAATTCACGGAGGCGACCCCTTCGGAACGCGAGAAGCTGCTCACCGAGGGCGGCGCGGACCTCGTCGTGTCCAGCTATTCGATCACTGACAAGCGCAAGGAGGTCATCGACTTCGTCGGCCCGTACTTCGTGGCTGGTCAGGACCTGCTGGTCAGGCTGACCGACGAGCGGATCACCGGCCCGGACTCGCTCGACGCGAGTGGTCTGAAACTGTGTTCTGTGAAAAACACCACCTCTGCGCAGTATGTGAAGGAGAAGTTCGCGCAATCTGTGGAACTCGTGGAATATCCCAACTTCAGCGACTGCGTCACCGCGCTGCTCGCCGAGCAGGTGGACGCGATGACGACCGACGACGTGATCCTCGCCGGCTACGCCGCGCAGAACCCCGAGCTGCTGCGGGTCGTCAACAAGCCGTTCAGCAAGGAGGAGTACGGCATCGGGATGCGCCAGGGCGACCCCACCAGCAAGGCGAAGGTCACCGCCGCCGTTCGGAAGATGATCGATACGGGCGAATGGCGCAGGTCGCTTGAGGCCAATGTGGGCGCATCCGGTTACGCCATCCCGGACCCGCCTGAAATCACGTCCTGA
- a CDS encoding AAA family ATPase: MYISQVRLRNVKGFHGAREVDLKLAAPGWTVIAGRNGSGKTSLLRAIALAVSGPAVARNLVPDFENWVTAGQREGVVQVQFTHDRRVERFGKGRPPEGRLWAGLSWTMPDEESRPTHRGLQPSLREKLEGSKTAAARGPWQDNPTGWFCAAYGPFRRLVGGAGDAQRLMLSPGPVSRLASLFHEDASLAEGVGWLIEQHLRSLERRPGAEDLKTVALGVLSDGLLPDDYRIEGVDSDGLWVVSGGHRFPLREMSDGYRTVAALVVDLIKQIQESYGTLEHKPTANGMALTAPGVVIIDEVDAHLHVSWQKRIGGWLKEHFPNIQFIVTTHSPYLCQAADPGGLIRLPGPDQQEPPRVVDKGLYERIVYGSGDDAVLSELFGLDTPYSERAQRLRAELVELEVAVIGGTADERQVRRYELLRARLTSSPVARTREVTARMERDGT, from the coding sequence ATGTACATCTCGCAGGTCCGCCTACGGAACGTCAAGGGGTTCCACGGTGCCCGCGAAGTGGATCTGAAGCTCGCCGCGCCCGGCTGGACGGTGATCGCGGGCCGCAACGGGTCCGGCAAGACGTCCCTGCTGCGGGCGATCGCGCTGGCCGTGAGCGGCCCCGCGGTGGCCCGCAACCTGGTGCCCGACTTCGAGAACTGGGTCACCGCCGGGCAGCGCGAAGGCGTCGTCCAGGTGCAGTTCACCCATGACCGACGGGTGGAGAGGTTCGGCAAGGGCCGTCCTCCGGAGGGCAGGTTGTGGGCCGGTTTGAGCTGGACCATGCCGGACGAGGAGAGCCGCCCGACGCACCGGGGTCTCCAGCCGTCGTTGCGGGAGAAGCTCGAAGGCAGCAAGACCGCCGCCGCGCGCGGCCCGTGGCAGGACAACCCGACCGGGTGGTTCTGCGCGGCGTACGGGCCCTTCCGGCGGCTCGTCGGCGGCGCGGGCGACGCGCAGCGGCTGATGCTGAGCCCCGGCCCGGTGTCGCGGCTGGCGAGCCTCTTCCACGAGGACGCGTCACTGGCCGAGGGCGTCGGCTGGCTGATCGAGCAGCACCTGAGGTCGCTGGAGCGCAGGCCCGGCGCGGAGGACCTGAAGACGGTGGCGCTGGGCGTGCTGTCGGACGGCCTGCTGCCCGACGACTACCGGATCGAGGGCGTCGACTCCGACGGCCTGTGGGTGGTCAGCGGCGGGCACCGGTTCCCGCTGCGGGAGATGAGCGACGGCTACCGGACCGTCGCCGCGCTCGTGGTGGACCTGATCAAGCAGATCCAGGAGTCCTACGGCACGCTGGAGCACAAGCCCACCGCGAACGGCATGGCGTTGACCGCGCCCGGCGTGGTGATCATCGACGAGGTGGACGCGCACCTGCACGTGTCGTGGCAGAAGCGGATCGGCGGCTGGCTCAAGGAGCACTTCCCGAACATCCAGTTCATCGTCACCACGCACAGCCCGTACCTGTGCCAGGCCGCCGACCCGGGCGGGCTGATCCGGCTGCCCGGCCCGGACCAGCAGGAACCACCGCGCGTGGTGGACAAGGGGCTGTACGAGCGGATCGTCTACGGCAGCGGTGACGACGCGGTGCTGTCCGAGCTGTTCGGCCTGGACACGCCGTACTCGGAGCGGGCACAGCGGCTGCGCGCCGAGCTGGTGGAGCTGGAGGTCGCGGTGATCGGCGGCACGGCGGACGAACGCCAGGTGCGCCGGTACGAGCTGCTGCGCGCACGGCTGACGAGTTCGCCGGTGGCGCGCACGCGCGAGGTGACGGCGCGGATGGAGCGCGACGGCACGTGA
- a CDS encoding ATP-binding cassette domain-containing protein — protein MADAIVAEGLVKRYGSVVALDGLDLVVPEGTVMGLLGPNGAGKTTTVRVLTTLLEHDEGKATVAGLDVVADAKELRRRIGLSGQYAAVDENLTGFENLDMVGRLYHLGKKLSRERARELLARFDLVEAADRPVKGYSGGMRRRLDLAGALVAKPSVLFLDEPTTGLDPRSRLGMWDVISELVAGGTTLLLTTQYLEEADRLADKIAVIDHGRVIALGTANELKDQVGGERLELTVSSAQDAAMAKATLAPLAIGEIAVDDRGHRLTVPVSGGADVLVDGIRRLDAESIKVLDIGLRRPTLDDVFLTLTGHAAEEKQGEKGE, from the coding sequence ATGGCAGACGCAATCGTGGCCGAAGGACTGGTAAAGCGCTACGGGTCGGTGGTCGCACTCGACGGCCTCGACCTGGTGGTGCCGGAGGGCACCGTCATGGGTCTGCTCGGGCCGAACGGCGCGGGCAAGACCACGACGGTCCGGGTGCTCACCACCCTGCTGGAGCACGACGAGGGCAAGGCGACCGTCGCCGGGCTGGACGTCGTCGCCGACGCGAAGGAGCTGCGCCGCCGGATCGGCCTGTCCGGGCAGTACGCGGCCGTGGACGAGAACCTGACCGGCTTCGAGAACCTCGACATGGTGGGCCGGCTCTACCACCTGGGCAAGAAGCTCAGCCGGGAGCGTGCGCGCGAGCTGCTGGCGCGGTTCGACCTGGTGGAAGCGGCCGACCGGCCGGTCAAGGGCTACTCGGGCGGCATGCGCCGGCGGCTCGACCTGGCGGGAGCGCTGGTGGCCAAGCCGTCGGTGCTGTTCCTGGACGAGCCGACCACCGGGCTCGACCCGCGCAGCCGGCTGGGCATGTGGGACGTGATCTCGGAGCTGGTGGCCGGCGGCACCACGCTGCTGCTCACCACGCAGTACCTGGAGGAGGCCGACCGGCTGGCGGACAAGATCGCGGTGATCGACCACGGCAGGGTCATCGCCCTGGGCACCGCGAACGAGTTGAAGGACCAGGTCGGCGGTGAGCGGCTGGAGCTGACCGTCAGCTCCGCGCAGGACGCGGCGATGGCGAAGGCCACGCTGGCGCCGTTGGCGATCGGGGAGATCGCGGTGGACGACCGCGGCCACCGGCTGACCGTGCCGGTGTCGGGCGGCGCGGACGTGCTGGTCGACGGGATCAGGCGGCTGGACGCCGAGTCGATCAAGGTGTTGGACATCGGGCTGCGCAGGCCGACTCTGGACGACGTGTTCCTCACGTTGACCGGCCACGCAGCCGAGGAAAAGCAGGGGGAAAAGGGAGAATGA
- a CDS encoding helix-turn-helix domain-containing protein: protein MAAVQTRRKRKLGQFLNALRKRAGKTEIDYHALTRKTQSTLSRMENGYISPSWTELGALLGLYGATDAERREAEALWEDAKQDGTRLVYAAAYTPEARTYARQEADATEVRTIEMIVIPGLLQTSAYAASIRLAGRRFMDSSVSVEQVAAALANRQRRLPGLRLHAVIDEAALHRVVGGPLVMREQLSHLLEKGKQDNITIQVVPFGAGAHGTMSGGGATALRFEDSDPSAVYLEYAGGGKWVDNRADVQKYLLHFEEMVSEVALSPKESASLIRKLATALKDT, encoded by the coding sequence ATGGCAGCCGTCCAAACCCGACGCAAGCGCAAGCTTGGTCAGTTCCTCAACGCTTTGCGCAAACGCGCGGGCAAGACCGAGATCGACTACCACGCGCTGACGCGGAAGACGCAGTCCACGCTGTCGCGGATGGAGAACGGGTACATCAGTCCCAGTTGGACCGAACTGGGGGCGCTGCTGGGCCTCTACGGCGCGACCGACGCCGAACGGCGTGAAGCGGAAGCGTTGTGGGAGGACGCCAAGCAGGACGGCACCCGTCTGGTCTACGCGGCGGCGTACACGCCTGAAGCGCGGACCTACGCCCGTCAGGAAGCGGACGCGACCGAGGTGCGCACCATCGAGATGATCGTCATTCCGGGCCTGCTCCAGACCTCCGCCTACGCGGCGTCGATCCGGCTCGCCGGCCGGCGGTTCATGGACTCGTCCGTTTCGGTGGAACAGGTGGCCGCCGCACTGGCCAACCGGCAGCGCCGACTGCCCGGGTTACGCCTGCACGCGGTGATCGACGAAGCGGCCCTGCACCGGGTCGTGGGCGGTCCCCTCGTCATGCGCGAGCAATTGTCGCATTTGCTGGAGAAGGGAAAGCAGGACAACATCACCATCCAGGTGGTTCCGTTCGGGGCGGGGGCTCACGGGACCATGTCCGGTGGTGGCGCGACCGCTCTTCGCTTCGAGGACAGTGATCCTTCGGCCGTGTACCTGGAGTACGCGGGCGGCGGGAAGTGGGTGGACAATCGCGCCGACGTGCAGAAGTACCTGCTGCACTTCGAGGAAATGGTGAGCGAGGTCGCCCTGTCGCCCAAGGAGTCGGCTTCGTTGATCAGAAAACTGGCAACGGCACTGAAGGACACATGA